The proteins below are encoded in one region of Oncorhynchus kisutch isolate 150728-3 linkage group LG14, Okis_V2, whole genome shotgun sequence:
- the LOC109883330 gene encoding low density lipoprotein receptor adapter protein 1-A-like, which yields MDALRSAGRAIIRSPSIAKRSWNSGKHKKLPENWTDTRETVVEGMTFNLRHLGMTLVDQAKGEDLSAAAVKRIVATAKAGGKKPPKVSLKVSPQGIMLYDSLTNQLLDNISIYRISYCTADKLHDKVFAYISQNTLNGTLECHAYLCSKKKVAQAVTLTVAQAFKVAFEFWQVAKEEKEKRVKSGSAGEASGSSILEGSNSLASLKGEDVATGNLLDLEERTHVAVVLETNGNEEFQMDDHTAPEDIDNNNTVWEIEEDLDEAFSRLAVSRTNPQVLDVGVTPQDWLTEPDRANGNTSNTTNGDDFSFVF from the exons ATGGATGCCTTACGGTCGGCTGGAAGAGCGATCATCCGAAGTCCAAGCATCGCGAAACGGTCTTGGAATTCCGGCAAACATAAAA AACTTCCTGAGAACTGGACCGACACGAGGGAGACTGTTGTGGAGGGCATGACCTTTAACCTCCGCCACCTAGGCATGACCCTGGTGGACCAGGCCAAAGGAGAGGACCTATCAGCAGCTGCTGTCAAGAGGATCGTTGCCACG GCCAAAGCGGGAGGTAAGAAGCCTCCGAAGGTTTCTCTGAAGGTTTCTCCTCAGGGTATAATGCTCTACGATAGTCTGACCAACCAGCTGCTAGACAACATCtccatatacag GATATCCTACTGCACGGCGGACAAGCTGCACGACAAGGTGTTTGCCTACATTTCCCAGAACACCCTCAACGGAACACTGGAGTGCCACGCCTACCTCTGCTCCAAGAAGAAAGTG gCCCAGGCAGTGACTCTGACTGTAGCACAGGCCTTTAAAGTGGCCTTTGAGTTCTGGCAGGTTGCCAAAGAAG agaaagagaagagggtgaAGTCCGGCTCGGCTGGAGAAGCATCCGGCAGCTCCATTTTAGAAGGATCCAACAGCCTGGCTAGTCTGAAAGGAGAAG ATGTTGCCACGGGTAACCTACTGGACCTGGAGGAACGGACTCATGTTGCCGTGGTTCTGGAAACCAATGGCAACGAGGAGTTCCAGATGGACGACCACACCGCTCCCGAGGACATTGATAACAATAACACTGTCTGG GAAATTGAGGAAGACTTGGATGAGGCTTTTTCTAG ACTGGCAGTGTCCCGTACTAACCCCCAGGTCCTGGATGTTGGGGTGACCCCCCAGGATTGGCTTACAGAACCTGACCGGGCCAATGGGAACACATCGAACACCACCAATGGAGATGACTTCTCCTTTGTCTTCTGA